The following nucleotide sequence is from Deltaproteobacteria bacterium.
GGGGAACTGATGCCGGGCGACGGTCACGCAAGGCTGCGCGTCGCGCACGTGCGCGACACGTATCTGCGGGCGACGGAGACGTTCATCTACGACATCGTGACGCGGCATCGCACGGTCGAGCCTCTGTTTTTGTGCGAGCGCGTGCGCGGGGACGCGCACTTCCCCGGCGTGTCGCCCCGCGCGATCGAAACGCTGGGCGCGGCGACCCGCGCGGTGAACGCTGTGTCGCGGCGGGTGCGTCACGCGTTCCCGTTTTATACCGGCGAGTGCCGGCGGTTCGGTGCGCGACTCATTCACGCGCACTTCGCGCCCAGCGGCTACTTCTTGCTCGCCACGCGCCGCGCGCTGGGGATTCCCCTCGTCACGAGTTTTTACGGGCAGGACGTCTTCGAGGTCCCCGCGACGCCGCGATGGCGCGGGCGCTACGCGCGCCTGTTCGCCGAGGGCGATCTTTTTCTCGCGCTTTCCGAGGACATGAAAAAGGACCTCGTCGCGATCGGATGCCCCGCATCGAAGATCCGCATCTATCGGCTCGGCATCGACCTGCACGACTTTTCGCCGATCGACCGGCCCGTGCGCGAGACGGTGACGATTCTGACGATCGCGCGCCTCGTCGAGAAAAAGGGCATCGACGTGCTGATCCGAGCGCACGCGCGCCTCGTCGCCAAAGGGCTGCCGGTGCGGCTGCGCGTCGTCGGCGACGGCCCGCTGATGGATTCCCTCGTCGCGCTCGCGCGCGAACTGGGCGTCGCGGATCGCGTGGATTTCGCCGGGCGCGTGCCCTTCGCCGAACTGCCCGCCGAGTTCGCCGCGGCGGATGTGTTCTCGCTGCCGTCGGTGACGGACCGCTACGGCGGCAAGGACGAGATCTCGATGGTGCTGAAAGAGGCGATGGGCACCGCCCTGCCCTTCGTCGCCACGTTTCACGCGGGCATCCCCGAGGTGATCGACGACGGCGTGAACGGTTTGCTCGTTCCCGAGCGCGACGACGCGCGCCTCGCCGACGCACTCGAACGCCTCGCGGTCGATCCGCTGCTTCGCGCGCGCATCGGCGCCGAGGGCCGCCGGCTTGTGGAGCGCGTGTGGGAGATCGGGCGGCAGGTCGAGGTGCTGGAAAACATCTACCACGAACTCGCGGGTTGAATGCGATGCAACTTCCGATGCCGGTAATTCCCGGTCCCGATGTGACGCCGAACCCTTTTCGCGGCCTCGTGAGCGTGGTGCTCGCGTCGTACAATTGCGCCGCGACGCTGCCGCGCTCGATCGAGTCGCTGCTCGCGCAGACCTATCCGAACATCGAGATCGTCGTGGCCGACGACGCCTCCACCGACAACACCGCCGAAGTCGTCGCGCGGTTTCCCGGCGTGAAGTACGTGCGCCGCGACAAAAACGGCGGCGTGGCCGCGGCGCGCAACACCGGCGCGGCGGCAACACGCGGCGAGATCGTCATCTTCGGCGAGTCCGACGGATATTACGACGCGGACTACATCGAGAAGATCATCCGATACCTGCATCTGCCGGGCGTCGCGGGCGCGATCAACCTGGGCCGCCGCGTGTGGAGCGACAAAGGCAACGCGCTCGTGCGCATGCAAAATGACCAGTTCGAGGCGATTTGCGACCTCGTCGAGCAGGGACGGCGCGGCACCGGCGCGTGGGCGTTCCACCGCGCGGCGTTCGATTCCGTCGGCGGGTATGACCTCGGCTGCCGCATCGGCTCCGATCTCGATCTCGTTTTTCGCATGCAGAAAACGGGGCTGAAGACCACCATCGGCGCGCGCTCGAACCTTTACCACAAGGACCCCGACAACCTTCGCGCCTGGTGGAAGCGCTCGTATCGCGGCGGGGTCAACTCGGCGCTCTACCGCGAGCGCTGGCACGGCATGGCGGGTGCGTCGAAGAAGGCGCTCTACCTCGCCAAATACGCGGGCATGGCGCTGTGGCCGCTCTATCTCGCGCTCGCGATCGTGTGGCACGTCGCGTGGCTCGTGCCGTTTTTCGCGGTGCCGGCCTATCTGCTCACCGAGGATGCGATGACGCGGCTGGGGTGGACTAAAGGGGTGCGTCGTGGGGATGTCGCGCTCGCCCTGGCGACGCCGGTGCTGCTCTACATTCGCCGCCTCGCCATCGGCTACGGGCGCATTCAAGGCTTTGCGAAGGGGTGACCCTAACCCGGCTCGCTTCGCTCGGCACCCCTCTCCCGTCATGACGAGAGAGGGGACGGGGGTGAGGGCTTCAACTACAGCGCCGTCCTCGCGCCCGGCGGAATCGTGACGCGCAGTTCGATCTTGCCGAGGCGGATGACGTCGCCGTTTTTCAGGTAGCAGCGCGTCGCGGGTTGGTTATTCACGATCGTGCCGTTCGTCGACTTCAGATCCTCGATGAGCAGCCCCTCATCATCCGAGGTGATGACCGCGTGCTCCGACGACACGAGGCGGTCCTTGATCTGGAGATGGCAGCGGCTGGCGCGGCCGATCTTCGTTTCCTTGGTGACGATCAGGAACTTCTTGCCCTTCTCCTCGCCGTTCATCACGATCAGGAACGGCGCGGGTTTTTCGTGCGCCCGCGCCGCCTTTCGCACGACGTCCTGTTCCTTGTGCGCGTCCGTAATGTCCGTGATGACCGTTTTGTCGATTTCGTCGCCGGTCATTGCGTGAACACCAGCCAGGCGATGACGACAAGCAACAGCGCCGCGCCGCCGATGACGACCCATTTCAGATTTCCGCCCGGAACCGCACTCGCGGAAGGTGTCGGAGCGGCGGCTTCCATCTTTCGGTCAAACGGCAGCGTGTCGTCCCACGCGGTCTTGCGCTCCTGGTCCGACGCCTCGATGGGCTTCGCATCCGGCGCGCGCATGTGCACCTCGGTGGACGCGGCGAAATCCTCGAGCGGGCTCGTCTCGATCACCCGGATTTTCTCGGTGCCGATCTGAATGGCGTCGCCGGTTTTGAGGCGCAACGGACTCGCCACGCGCTGGCGATTGACGAGGGTGCCGTTGGGCGAGCCGAGATCCTCGATCACCGCTTCGCCGTAATCGAGAAAGACACGGGCGTGGCGGCGCGAGACGGACGGGTCCTCGAACCGGATCTGGCATTCGCGGCTGCGCCCGATGACGAGCTCGCCCGTGACCGGGAACGAGGCCTCGCCGCCTTCGACGTCGCGAATGACCAGCCGAATCATGACACGTGCACCCGTATCCGCATGGGGAAATCCGGCCTCTTCCTAACACACGGGAGCGCGCGGTTCAAGAATTCGCCGCCGGTCCGCACCTCGGCGAACACCGGCGCGTTTTGGCATCGTTCCGCAGACCGGGGTTGCTTGATTTCCCGTTGCGTCCGACGCAAGGTAGAGCACGTTTTTTTCAGGGGCCGCCATGCTCGAAGTCCGTGACATCCGCAAGACCTATTATCAGGGCAAGATTCCCGTGCACGCCGTCGACGGCATCAGCTTCGTCCTGAACACGGGCGAGTTGCTCGCCGTGACCGGGCCTTCGGGATCGGGGAAATCGACGCTGCTCAATCTGATCGGCGGACTCGACGAGCCCACGTCCGGCGAACTGCTCATCAGCGGCCAGTCGATGCTCTCCCTGAACGACGCCGACCGCACACGCATGCGGCGCACGAAGATCGGATTCATCTTCCAATTCTTCAACCTGCTGCCGACGATGACGGCGCAGGAAAACGTCGCCCTGCCCCTGCTGCTCGACGGCCGCGCGCGCAAGACCGCCTACGAGCGCGCCGCCGAGATTTTGGGGCGCGTGGGCCTCGGCAAACGCATGGTGCATCGCCCCGACGAGCTGTCGGGCGGCGAGCAGCAGCGTGTCGCCATCGCACGCGCGCTGGCGTTCGATCCCGTACTGATCCTCGCCGACGAGCCGACGGGCAACCTCGACTCCAAGTCGGGCACGGCGGTCATGGAAATGGTCCGCGCGCTCGCGACGGATTTCAACAAGGCCGTGTTGCTCGTGACGCACGACCCGCGAAGCTGGGGTTACGCCGACCGCATCATGCGCATCGTGGACGGCAAGGTGCAGTCGATCGAGGACAACACGCCGACGCCGATCGGAACGGATGCGCCATCTCCTTCGTAACATCACGCTCCGCCGCCTGTTCGAGCACCCGTTTCGCACCGCGCTGACGATCCTCGGCATCTCTCTCGGCGTCGCGGCGTTCATCTCCGTTCGCATCATCCTCGACACCATGTCCGACTCGTTTTCGTCGATGATCGACACGGTGTCGGGCCGCGTGCAGCTCCAGATCACGGGCGGCGAGCTCGGCGTGGACGAAGATGTTTACCGCCAACTCACGGAACAGGACGAGCAGGGCCGGCTGCCCGTGCCCGGCCTGCGCACGGCGTTGCCGACGATCCAGGCGGTCACGCGCTACGGCGACGAAAGCGTGCTGGTGCTCGCGGTGGACACGCTCAACGACAAGGCGGCGCGCGACTACAGGATGGTCGGCGAGAACGATGTGGAGATCAGCGATCCGCTGGAGTTCCTCAACAGCCTCGACTCGCTGCTGCTCAACCGCGCGTACGCGAAACGCCACGACATCAAGATCGACGACACGATCGAGCTGCTCACGTCGAGCGGGCGCAAGCCCTTTCGCGTGCGCGGATTGCTGGAGGAACAGGGTGCGGCCTCGACCTTCGGCGGCAACTTCGCGCTGATGGACGTGTACGCCGCGCAGCAGTATTTCGGGCGCGGCGCGAAATTCGACTCGATCGACCTGCTGCTCGAAAAAGACGCCGACGTGGCCGCCGTGAAAGCCGCGACCGAGAAGTTCCTCGGCGGGCGATACGACGTGCAGCGCCCCGAGCAACGCAACGAGGGCGTCGAGTCGATGACGCGCACGTTCCGCATGGGTCTCACGGTGATGGCGCTGGTCGTGCTCGCCATGGGCGGCTTCATCATCTTCAACACCATCACGACCACGATCTATCAGCGCATGCGCGAGATCGGCATTTTGCGCATGGTGGGCGTGACGCGTCTCAAGATCTGGTTCCTGTTCGCGATCGAGGCGCTCGCCCTGGGCTCCGTCGGCTCGGCGCTCGGCGTCGCGGCGGGGTATTTCGCGGGCCGCGAGGCCGTCCTCAATTTCATGAACAAGGTCAGCGGCCTGTTCGTCCCCACGAACATGGATCACGCCACGTTCACCACGGACATGATCGTGCGCGGCTGCCTGCTGGGGCTCGGCGTCAGCCTGATCGGCGCATCGTGGCCGGCGTTTCGCGCCGCGCGCGTGCCGCCGCTCGAGGTCGTCCGCTTCGGTCCGGGGCTCGCGGGCGGCAAGGGTTCGGCACTCGGGCGATGGTCTGTCGCGATGGCGGTCGCGGCCCTCTCGGTCACGGCGATTCTCGTGCACCCCGCGTGGGGGAGCAGCCTCGACGGCATTCGCGCGTCGATGATCCTGCTGCTCATCCTCGGCATCACGACGACGCCGCCGGCGCTATGGATTCTGCTGCGCGCCACGGTGCGCATCTCGCGCGATTTCAAGACGCCGCTCGTGCGCCTCGCGGCCGAGAACGTGCTGCGCGATCTGGGCCGCAGCGCGATGACCGTGTCGGCGTTCATGGTCGCGCTCGCCGTGATGGCGCAGATCTACCTGTTCATGAACTCGACCAAGGCCGAGGTGCGCGGTTGGATCGACGACGTGCTCAAGGCCGACCTGCTCGTCACGTCGTCGTCGCGCTACGCGTCGCGCACCAGCGTGCCGATGGACCCCTCGATGGCGAACACGCTGCGCTCCCTGCCGGGCGTGACCGAGGTCGTGCCGATGCGCCTGCTCCTGACCACGCACAACAATGCGCGCATGTCGATCCTCTCGCTCGATTTCGCGACGCGCTTCAATCCCAAACGTTTCCGCTTCGTGAAGGGCGATCCCGAGATCGCATTGCCGGCTTTTCTGGCCAACGAGGGCATCCTCGTCACGCAGAACCTGCTCATTTCCGACTCGGAACTCGGCGTCGGCGACACCTTCGAACTGATGACGCCGAAGGGACGGCGTGGCTTCAAGATCCTCGGCATCGTCATGGACTACACCACCGAAGGCGGCGTCGCGATGATCAATCGCCCGCTCTTTCTCGACGCCTTCGCCGATCCGCTCGTGGACACGTTCCAGATCTATCTCCAGAGCGGCTTCGACCCGCGGGAAGCCCGCCGATCGATCGACCGGACGTTCGGCGCGCAGTTCAACCTCTTCGTGCTGACCAACCGCGAGTTCCGCGGTTCGCTGCTCGAAACCGTCGATCATCTCTTCCTGCTCGCGCTGGCGCTCGAAGTCATCACGCTCGCCATCGCGCTCATCGGCATCGTCAACAACCTGCTCGCCAACGTCATCGACCGCACGCGAGAGATCGGCGTGCTTCGCTCGCTGGGCGCGACGCGCGCGCAGGTGTCGGCGGTGTTTCTGGTGCAGGCGGGGCTGCTCGGCCTCGCGGGGGCGTGCGTGGCGACGGCGTGCGGGTTCGCGCTCGGCTGGGTTCAGCTCACCCGCCTCAACTATGTGATGGCGGGTTGGGCGATGCCGATGCACTACTCGACGACGACCATCGTCATCGCTTTCATCGCGTCGATCGTGATCGCCGTGGCGTCGGGCGTGCTGCCCGCGCGCAAGGCCGCCGGGCTCGTGCTGCACGAGGCCCTCAAGTACGAGTGATGGCAAGAGTGATGTCGTCCACCGCCGAGCGATCCCTCTACATCGACTTCCTCAAGGGCGTGTGCTGCCTGTTCATGATGGCCGCGCACGCGATGTTGATCGACGTGGTGTTTCACGGCGCGATGCCGCCGTACGCTCTCGGCGCGCGATATTTCATCTACTTCGCGCAGCTTGTCGTGCCGATCTTCTACATGGCGTCGGGCATCAACGCGCTCACGTTCCACGAGCGCGGCGCCCGACGCGCGGATTTCGACGCGACACGCTTCTACCTCGCCTCGGCCGCCCTGCTCTTCGTCGGCGGCTACACCTACAGCCTGATGATCGGCTCGGCGAAAAACGGCGTACCCGACATCTTCCAGTGCGTCGCGATGGGCACGGCGCTCGCGTTTCTCCTCGTGCGTTTTCGCGTCCCGACATGGATCATGGCGGCATTCGGCCTCGCGATCCTCGGCGTATTTCTCGCGTTCCGCGTTTCGTTTTCGCCGACCGCCGAGGGCTTCGCCGCGCTGTCGCCGTTGCAACGCTGGGCCTTCGGCCACTTCTCGTTTTTCCCCTGGTGCGCGTTTTTCCCGCTCGGCATCGTGCTCCACCGAATCACGGGACGTGCGGGTCGCGCTGTGGTCCTGACGATCCTCGCCGGCCTCGCCGTCGCCGGGGCATTCATGGACGGCGTCATCCCAGAGTCCGAGTTCGAGGTCATGTTCCGCGTCGATCCCAAGTTCGCGCTCACGGCCACGGGGCTTTCGGGAATGCTCCTCATGTGGACGCCGCGCATCTACCCGGCCGCACCGGGGCGGTTCCTGCGTTTCGTGGAACTCGTCGGGCGTGAGTCGCTGCTCTTCCTCATCTTCCACGCGTTGGTGCTGGCGGTGCTGCTCATCGTCTTTCAGGGGCGAATCGATTACGGGGCGCGGGCATTGCTGGAAACCGCGTTCACGTGCGCGCTGCTGCCGCAGCTCGTGGCGTGGCGCGATCGGCGCACGTCGTCCCCGGCATTCTTGCGAAACGCACTCGTCGCGCTGGGCGTGTTCGGAGTCATCGCGGCACTGGCCTGGATCAACGGGGCCAAGGCGCTGATGTCGCTCGCCGGCGCACCCGCGGCGATGGCCTTCGCCCTCGCGTTCCCCACCCTGCGCCGCCGTCTGCAAACGCGGTTCGTTCGCGCGGACGTCTGAGTCACATGGGGCGCGGCCGGGGATGGCGCTCCTCGCGGAACGGCAATTCCCGAACGAACTCGACGATACGCTCGCCGCGGTGCCGCCAGGTCCACTCGCTCGCCTGATGCAACGCCGCGAGGTGGCGGCGGCGGAAGATCGCGTCGTCCTCGAACAAATGCGTGATCGCCCGGGCCATCGACTCGTCGTTGCCCGGCTCGAAGAACTCCGCGGGCGATTCGTCGCGAAAGATTTCGCGAAACACCGGCAAATCGGGCACGACCGGCACGACGCCCGACGCGAGGTAGTCGAAGATCTTCATCGGGCTCGACACGTATCGATTGAAAAAGACATCGACGAGCGGCACGACCCCCGCGCGACATCGGCCCAGGTGGTGCGGGAGCTGCACGGGCATGACGAAGCCCGTGTAGTCGATGCGGTCCTCGGTGCCCACCGTGCGCGCGATGTCCTTGATCGACGCCAGATGCCGCCCCTTGCCGAAGATCAGCAGCCGCGCTTTCGGCGGCAACCGGTCCATCACACGCACCAAGCCGCCCACGCCCTTGTGCGGGTCGAGCGCGCCGACGTACGCAATGTGCCGTCGATCCGCCGTGCCGGAAGGATCGAGGAGCGGACGGCTCGCGCTGCCCGCCGCAAGGACGCGTTGGG
It contains:
- a CDS encoding glycosyltransferase; its protein translation is MPGDGHARLRVAHVRDTYLRATETFIYDIVTRHRTVEPLFLCERVRGDAHFPGVSPRAIETLGAATRAVNAVSRRVRHAFPFYTGECRRFGARLIHAHFAPSGYFLLATRRALGIPLVTSFYGQDVFEVPATPRWRGRYARLFAEGDLFLALSEDMKKDLVAIGCPASKIRIYRLGIDLHDFSPIDRPVRETVTILTIARLVEKKGIDVLIRAHARLVAKGLPVRLRVVGDGPLMDSLVALARELGVADRVDFAGRVPFAELPAEFAAADVFSLPSVTDRYGGKDEISMVLKEAMGTALPFVATFHAGIPEVIDDGVNGLLVPERDDARLADALERLAVDPLLRARIGAEGRRLVERVWEIGRQVEVLENIYHELAG
- a CDS encoding glycosyltransferase family 2 protein, whose product is MPVIPGPDVTPNPFRGLVSVVLASYNCAATLPRSIESLLAQTYPNIEIVVADDASTDNTAEVVARFPGVKYVRRDKNGGVAAARNTGAAATRGEIVIFGESDGYYDADYIEKIIRYLHLPGVAGAINLGRRVWSDKGNALVRMQNDQFEAICDLVEQGRRGTGAWAFHRAAFDSVGGYDLGCRIGSDLDLVFRMQKTGLKTTIGARSNLYHKDPDNLRAWWKRSYRGGVNSALYRERWHGMAGASKKALYLAKYAGMALWPLYLALAIVWHVAWLVPFFAVPAYLLTEDAMTRLGWTKGVRRGDVALALATPVLLYIRRLAIGYGRIQGFAKG
- a CDS encoding FHA domain-containing protein; amino-acid sequence: MTGDEIDKTVITDITDAHKEQDVVRKAARAHEKPAPFLIVMNGEEKGKKFLIVTKETKIGRASRCHLQIKDRLVSSEHAVITSDDEGLLIEDLKSTNGTIVNNQPATRCYLKNGDVIRLGKIELRVTIPPGARTAL
- a CDS encoding FHA domain-containing protein, whose amino-acid sequence is MIRLVIRDVEGGEASFPVTGELVIGRSRECQIRFEDPSVSRRHARVFLDYGEAVIEDLGSPNGTLVNRQRVASPLRLKTGDAIQIGTEKIRVIETSPLEDFAASTEVHMRAPDAKPIEASDQERKTAWDDTLPFDRKMEAAAPTPSASAVPGGNLKWVVIGGAALLLVVIAWLVFTQ
- a CDS encoding ABC transporter ATP-binding protein, whose protein sequence is MLEVRDIRKTYYQGKIPVHAVDGISFVLNTGELLAVTGPSGSGKSTLLNLIGGLDEPTSGELLISGQSMLSLNDADRTRMRRTKIGFIFQFFNLLPTMTAQENVALPLLLDGRARKTAYERAAEILGRVGLGKRMVHRPDELSGGEQQRVAIARALAFDPVLILADEPTGNLDSKSGTAVMEMVRALATDFNKAVLLVTHDPRSWGYADRIMRIVDGKVQSIEDNTPTPIGTDAPSPS
- a CDS encoding ABC transporter permease gives rise to the protein MRHLLRNITLRRLFEHPFRTALTILGISLGVAAFISVRIILDTMSDSFSSMIDTVSGRVQLQITGGELGVDEDVYRQLTEQDEQGRLPVPGLRTALPTIQAVTRYGDESVLVLAVDTLNDKAARDYRMVGENDVEISDPLEFLNSLDSLLLNRAYAKRHDIKIDDTIELLTSSGRKPFRVRGLLEEQGAASTFGGNFALMDVYAAQQYFGRGAKFDSIDLLLEKDADVAAVKAATEKFLGGRYDVQRPEQRNEGVESMTRTFRMGLTVMALVVLAMGGFIIFNTITTTIYQRMREIGILRMVGVTRLKIWFLFAIEALALGSVGSALGVAAGYFAGREAVLNFMNKVSGLFVPTNMDHATFTTDMIVRGCLLGLGVSLIGASWPAFRAARVPPLEVVRFGPGLAGGKGSALGRWSVAMAVAALSVTAILVHPAWGSSLDGIRASMILLLILGITTTPPALWILLRATVRISRDFKTPLVRLAAENVLRDLGRSAMTVSAFMVALAVMAQIYLFMNSTKAEVRGWIDDVLKADLLVTSSSRYASRTSVPMDPSMANTLRSLPGVTEVVPMRLLLTTHNNARMSILSLDFATRFNPKRFRFVKGDPEIALPAFLANEGILVTQNLLISDSELGVGDTFELMTPKGRRGFKILGIVMDYTTEGGVAMINRPLFLDAFADPLVDTFQIYLQSGFDPREARRSIDRTFGAQFNLFVLTNREFRGSLLETVDHLFLLALALEVITLAIALIGIVNNLLANVIDRTREIGVLRSLGATRAQVSAVFLVQAGLLGLAGACVATACGFALGWVQLTRLNYVMAGWAMPMHYSTTTIVIAFIASIVIAVASGVLPARKAAGLVLHEALKYE
- a CDS encoding DUF1624 domain-containing protein translates to MARVMSSTAERSLYIDFLKGVCCLFMMAAHAMLIDVVFHGAMPPYALGARYFIYFAQLVVPIFYMASGINALTFHERGARRADFDATRFYLASAALLFVGGYTYSLMIGSAKNGVPDIFQCVAMGTALAFLLVRFRVPTWIMAAFGLAILGVFLAFRVSFSPTAEGFAALSPLQRWAFGHFSFFPWCAFFPLGIVLHRITGRAGRAVVLTILAGLAVAGAFMDGVIPESEFEVMFRVDPKFALTATGLSGMLLMWTPRIYPAAPGRFLRFVELVGRESLLFLIFHALVLAVLLIVFQGRIDYGARALLETAFTCALLPQLVAWRDRRTSSPAFLRNALVALGVFGVIAALAWINGAKALMSLAGAPAAMAFALAFPTLRRRLQTRFVRADV
- a CDS encoding glycosyltransferase produces the protein MSERPLKIAYVHTQPFDIYEAGTVFSTNTARGIAEAGAKSLFVASDAGESVDQVLGKLGLSPHPDLEIRLIRGLRVRIGPLHGSWSGPFRKAAVRAAREFGADAVICRDLKMAKAFLDERFEGRVIYEVHNVYSLGEDARNAAFFPADKLRMHASRAPMEDDVFARTDGVIALTQGLADILVRTKPVSQRVLAAGSASRPLLDPSGTADRRHIAYVGALDPHKGVGGLVRVMDRLPPKARLLIFGKGRHLASIKDIARTVGTEDRIDYTGFVMPVQLPHHLGRCRAGVVPLVDVFFNRYVSSPMKIFDYLASGVVPVVPDLPVFREIFRDESPAEFFEPGNDESMARAITHLFEDDAIFRRRHLAALHQASEWTWRHRGERIVEFVRELPFREERHPRPRPM